cattaaaaaagctagactaccgtttgcaactgcacatggggacaaagattgtaccttttggagaaatgtcctctggtctgatgaaaaaaatatataactgtttggccataatgaccatcattatgtttggaggaaaaagggggaggcttgcatcccaaaggacaccatcccaaccgtgaagcatgggggtgacagcagcatgttatgggggtgctttgctgcaggagggactggtgcacttcacaaaatagatggcatcatgaggcggaCAATTggccatgctaccaaatactaattgagtgtatgtaaacttttgacccactgggaatgtgatgaaataaataaaagctgaaatagatAATTAAatctattattctggcatttcacattcttaaaataaagtggtgatcctaactgatcaaAGACGGGTCATTTTCTTGGATATTTTTTTTCCACAGAAATGGtgaaaaagtgagtttaaatgtatttggctaaggtgtatgtaatcttccgacttcaactttagcTACAGGCCTGAGACCTCCAGTCACACGCCTCGTGTGCTTTCAGATTTGAATCCAATGACCGCTCCCTCGTGTGATCTGTGTGAGTCAGTGTCTGAGAAGGATGTAGTGCTGGCTGGCGTTTGAACATAAATAGCATCGACCACAGCACAGAAGAACTGTGAAGTCATTTGTCCGTACTCCAGACTAGACAGCAACTCCTTAGCTACTAGCTAGCCCATAGATGACAGACCATGTTCTCCCAAGAAAACTACTGCCACAGGCATCAGGTAACTAAATGGATTTTTCAAAAGGCAATCTAGGCTAATTGGTTATTCTGGAAATTGATTTCAAATGAATGATTTACAAACTTGTTTTAGACTGTTGGGCTGCCTACTATAATTATTTTAGTTCTAGGCTGCATTTTATGTGAGTTTAATATTTACCTTAGTTGTAAGAGGTTGTTCACTGATGTTAATTATGGCATAATAATGAAATATTTTTTCCTGACTGAGAAACTAGAAACCCTCTGTGATGTATGCGTTACCACCTCATCCTGTTATTTGAACTCCTGtattcttgtgtgtttttgttccacACAGATTGCATTGTAAATGTCTGAGAAACCTAGAGCCCAGTATGAGGAAGACGACCAGGCCAGTGGCCGGCCTATTCAAAGCCACGGCAGCAGGCACTAAGGCCCAGACTGGGGAGAGAGTCAAGCCTGAGGGTGCCACCATGGGCACAGCCGGCAAGAATACGGCCAAGACCTCCGCTACCGTACCACTCTCTAAGGTACAAATGCAGAAGGCACATACAAATAACCGTGTGAGCACTTTTGCTACATACTAAGAACAACCATGAAGCTGATTATCTTTATAGGTCCAATAGGTGGTGTGTTAACTATCATCTTTCTCTTTGGCCAGGCGAAGAGCAGCGATGACTTGTCATCAGCAACAACAGTAGGCGGTGGAGCCTCTGCTGGGATCAGCATTGTTGCTAAGTTCAAGAAGACTAGCTCTGCCCACTCTTCAACCTCTTCCACTACAGGTACTAGCAACCCAGAGGGCAAGACAAAGATTAGCTCAGGTACATCAACCATAGAGCTACTAACAGACTATACTCTGGTTTGTGATTAGCTCAGGTACATCAACCATAgagttactaacagactatacTCTGGTTTGTGATTAGCTCAGGTACATCAACCATAGAGCTACTAACAGACTATACTCTGGTTTGTGATTAGCTCTAACTTCTTTACCTTCAGTAACGTGTTGTATTGTACTCCTCAGGCAAGCCTGGGACCTCCTCTGTGGTGAAGGAGCCCGGTTCATCCCGGGACAGCCTGCGAGAACGCTCCAGAACTGGCACCGCCAGCAGGAAGCTCTCCGGACCCTCGGACGCCTTGGCACCGCCCAAGAGAGTCCGCAGCCGGGCCATGACTGAGTCCGAGTCCCGTATGAGCAAGTCCAGGTCGGATGGGCAGCTCAGCAATAAGACGCTCCTGGAGAGCAGGGTGAAGGATCTGCTGGGCCTGGCCAAGAGCAAAGATGTGGAGATCCTCCACCTGCGCACCGAGCTGCGGGCCATCCGTGTTCAGCTAGGCCTGCCTGAGGAGGatggggggagcagagagaggggcgagggagAGGAGACTGCTGAGGCTGAGCCCCTACAGGAACAGAAGAAAGAAGCCCCTACTCCGCTCATCTATACAGACGTTGAGTCCACCCTGCTCTTGCTGCAGGACCAGAACCAGGGGATCCGCGTGGAACTGAACATGCTAAAGAGTGAGAACCGCATGCTGAAGGACCGCCTCAATGCCATGGGTTTCTCCCTGGAGCAGAGGCTGGACTGCTCCCTCAAATCCCCGCGAGGCTCCTGCCTCAGCCCAGAGCTTCCCCCAGCCAGCGGTGGCAGAGATGGAGGGTTCCGACGGGCCCCTTTTCAACATGGGGTCTCCCCACACGGCTCTGCCTGCGGCTCCAATGAAGACCTTCTGGACCCCCGGCGAGCCATCTCCCCTGAGGCGGCCGACAGCGAGTGCAGCGAAGCCTACCAGCCAATCACCTCCAGCGATGATGCCCTGGACGCCCCCTCTGGTTCTGCCTCTGCCTGCTGCTCCTCCTCTGAGTCAGAGGGCGGGCCACCGAGTCACTGCGAGCGCTCCCGTAGCGGCAGCAGTGGCAACACCAGCGAGGTGTCGGTGGCCTGTCTAACGGAGCGCATTCACCAGATGGAGGAGAACCAGCACTGCACCTCTGAGGAGCTCCAGGCCACACTACAGGAGCTGGCCGACCTGCAGCAGATCACCCAGGAACTAAGCACAGAGAACGAGAGGCTGGGCGAGGAGCGGGTCATTCTGTTAGACTCCTTGTGCCAGCAAGGTAACCGGCTGGAGTTGTACGGCCAGCAGATGGACTACTTCCGGGGCCTGCTGGACGAGCACTGCGTGGCCTATGCCCCGGTCGACGAGGAGGACACTAAGAGCAGCCGCTACCTGGAGCTGGAACGCCGCTACGTGGACCTGACTAATGGGACCCACTTCGAGAGGGAGCAGCTGCTGGGGGTGCAGCAGCACCTGAGCGGGGCACTGAAAATGGCGGAGCAGGACAACGCAGAAGCCCAGGGCCTGATATCAGCGCTAAAGGAGAGGGTGCACATGGCTGAGCGGCAGGCTGAGATGGAGCGCAGGGATAGGGCAGCGGCGGCCACAGAGCTGGAGGTCCTGAGGGAGGCTGCCGTGGGGGAGCAGGTGGAGTTGGCTCGATGCAGGGCCCAGCTggagcaggagagacagagggtggctGACCTCTACTCCATCCACAATGCCGGGGACAAGATGGACATCCGCCACCAGCTGGAAAGCGAGaggagggacaaggagagggcAGAGGCGGAGTCTGCTCAGCTGCATGAGGAGCTTGACCACACCCGCGACGAGGCCGCCAGGCTGGAGGACGGTATCAGCAAGGTCACACATTCTCATTTGTAACATACTTTCATTTCAGATTCTCCATCAGTCTTGTGTTAGTATTTTACCCAATTTCTATGTTGGTATGTATGTGCGtgcagtaacagtcaaaagtttggacacgcctactcattcaagagtttttctttatttttaatattttctacattgtagaataatagtgaagacatcaactatgaaataaggaatcatgtagtaactaaaaaagtgttaaacaaatcaatatatattttagattcttcaaagtagccaccctttttgccttgatgacagatttgcacactcttggcgttctctcaaccagcttcatgaggaatgcttttttccaacagtcttgaaggagttcccacgtatgctgagcacttgttggctgattttccttcaccctgctgtccaactcatcccaaaccatctcaattgggttgaggtcgggtgattgtggaggccaggacatttgatgcagcactccatcactttccttggtcaaatagcccttatacagcctggaggtgtgttttgggtcattgtcctgttgaaaaacaaatgatagtctcactaagcgtaaaccagatgggctggcgtattgctgcagaatgctgtggtagccatgctggttaagtgtaccttgaattccaagtaaatcacagacagtgtcaccagcaaagcaccatcacaccaccacctccatgcttcacgcctgggaaccacacatgcaagagatcatccgttcacctactctgcgtctaacaaagacacggcggttggaaccaaaaatctcacatttgggctcatcagaccaaaggccaGATTTCCACTTGCTcttatttcttggcccaagcaagtcttttcttcttattggtgtcctttagtagtggtttctttgcagcaatctgaccatgaaggcatgattcacgcagtctctgaacagttgatgttgagatgtctgttacttgaactctgtgaagtatttatttggactGTAATCTGAgatacagttaactctaatgaacttatcctctgcagcagaggtaactctgggtcttcctttcctgtggcgcagtcctcatgagagccagtttcatcagcgCGTGATGGTTTTTGTAACGGCACTttaagaaacattcaaagttcttgaaatcttctgaattgacttaccttcatgtcttaaagtaatgatggactgtcatttctctttgcttatttgagctgttcttgccataatatggacttggtcttctaccaaatagggctattttctgtataccacccctaccttgtcacaacacaactgattggctcaaatccattaagaaggaaagaaattccacaaatgaacttttagcaaggcacaccttttaattgaaatgcattccaggtgactacctcatgaagctggttgagagaatgcaaagtgtgcaaagctgtcatcaaggcaaagggtggctactttgaagaaaaaaatataaaataaatgttgaatAGTTTAGCACTTTttgggggttactacatgattccatataggttatttcacagttttgatgtcttcactatttttctacaatgtagaaaatagtcaaaataaagaaaaacccttgaatgagtaggtgtgtccaaacttttgactggtgctgtaatGACACGTGTGCTCATGCATACACCTATGTATCCCATTCTCCCGTCAGCTGGAGGAGAACTTCCGTGCGTTTCGTGATGAGGTGCAGAAGCAGCTAGCAGAGCAGAAGCGGGCCCTGGCCCATCAGTGTTctgagctggaggagagggacactGAGGTCTCAGACATTAAGGAGACCATCTTTGAGCTGGAGGACGAGGTGGAGCAACACAGAGCCGTAAAACTCCACGACAACCTTGTGATCACAGACCTGGAGAGTGAGTGGTGGATGGACACTagattgcatcccaaattgcaccctatcctATAGGGCGTTCACTCACTGCTGTACAATGTAGAGAAAAACGGGGTAATTCAAGAGGGTGCTACGAAATTAAatgtcaaaatgtattttttccccccatGTCGTTAGATTGTTCTCTACAATATTATAACCTTAATATACTAGTACCTGACAGTGTTGCTGTGACTGTTGTTAGTTCGGACAGGCGCTCTTGGTCTTGTGTCCTTATGTGGTGATGTGAGGTAGTACTATTTGGAGGTGTTTTCGCTGGTTGGACCAATCAAAATCAACTTGATGCCTGTTGTCGTTTTCACCTCCAGATCCTTGGCTTTCATTGCCTATAACCGCAATCAATCTATGTGAGAGGGGCTGTTTCTATGGGGATTTTAATGGGAAAGACTacagaaaaacacaaaaacaGGAACAGATTGTCTTCACAGAGGGCGGATATTGAAATTCAGTCTTGGTtttgtaaataaatatatatttagtcCATATTTAGTTTTGTATTCAGCGGATTCCATGTTTTCACTTAAACTCAAGCTTGTCAGTTGACATTTTGAAGTTATCGCCGTTCTGCCGTGGAGCAGCGCCCACTTTATGATCATGCCTGTGAAAACTTTCCATTCACTCAACATGCTATATTCTCAGGGTAAATCGCTGGTAACCTTTGAACCatatgcatttggaaagtattcagaccctttccctttttctacattttattacatgttacagccatattctaaaatagatcaaattcattattttcctcatcaatctacacacaacaccctataatgacaaagcaaaaacaggttttagacatttttgcaaatgtattaaaagtttTAATAAAcatcttatttacgtaagtattcaaaccatttgctatgagactcgaaattgagctccggtgcatcctgtttccattgatcaccttcgatgtttcttcaacttggttggagtccacctgtggtaaattcaattgattggtaatgatttggaaaggcacacacatgtctatataaggtcccacagttgacagtgcatgtcagagcaaaagcaaGCCATTAGGTCGAAGCATTTGTccatagagttccgagacaggattgtgtcgaggcccaAATcagtggaagggtaccaaaaaatgtctgcatcatttaaggtccctaagaacaccgTGTCATTCTTAAATCGGAGACGTttgattgaggggggggggggactaatCAATTTTAgtataatgctgtaacgtaacaaaatctcaaggggtctgaatactttccaaatgcactgtacggTAGAGAAATTAGGTTTGGATTTTCTATTGAATAGACATATTAGTATAAACCTTGAATGAATGCATTAATTGTATTAATTAATAATTGTGTGAACACCCTATATCCTATTCCcttcctagtgcactacttttgatcaaggCCCATGGgtttctggtcaaatgtagttaACCTTTTAGGGAATAGAGTGCTGTTTAGGAGACACACATCAGTCAGGAAAAGGGACTATGGGGAATAATATGCTCATCCAGAGTTCACCAACGATGCTGGACCAATACTGAATCATATACCAATGATAAAGCTGCTGTGACCACCAGGTGGCAATGTGGGACCATTATTACACAGCCTAGTCAGACTGTTTATCCTGTCTCAATTCATTCATTTAATTATTCATACTCTCTATTTCTTTTAGACTCTGTCAAAAAACTGCAGGACCAAAAACATGACATGGAGCGTGAGATCAAGATGCTGCATCGAAAGCTACGGGTCAGTTTGGGGAGCTAGAGGAATACGGAGTCCTGTGCCTCAGCTGTATCTCAGCTTGTATTGAACATCCGGTGAAGACATTTCACCCAGTCATAATGAGAAGTGTTCTGCTGGTCCGTAGCATTAAGCCCATGGGTGCATCCcacatgacaccctattccatatcaTGCTCTGGATGAGAACGTCTGCTACATGATGTAaatgtaatgcactacttttgaccgtggTCCATGTGCGGTTCATATCTCCCCTTGTAGGAGGAGTCTATGGAGTGGCGTCAGTTCCAAGCCGACCTGCAGACGGCGGTGGTCATCGCTAACGACATCAAGTCCGAAGCTCAGGAGGAGATTGGGGATCTGCGGCGCCGCCTTCTGGACACACAGGAGAAGAATGAGAAGATGAGCAAAGAGCTGGAGGAGATCAAGAAGTATgtggtctttgtgtgtgtgccaatctctccctgtgtcaAAGATATTGACGATCTGTTATCTGTCTCTATAGGCAGGATGAGGAGAGGGGCAGGGTGTATAACTACATGAATGCGGTTGAGAGGGACCTAGCTGCCCTGAGGCAGGGCATGGGTCTCAGCCGacgctcctctacctcctctgagCCCTCTCCCACCGTCAAGACCCTTATCAAGAGCTTTGACAACGCCTCCACTGCAGGCCTTGTCCCAACCTCCCCCACAGCAGCCGTGCCAGCAGTTACCACAACGATTGCCCGTACacccctcagccccagccctctGAAAACCCCACCCGCTGCTGCTATCTCTCCCATACAGGTAAGAAACACACAATGGCAGACCAGTAGTTTATAAGCACTCTGAATCAGGCCACCAGGCAGCACAGGCCCCTTCTGAAGCGAGTCTATGTCTCTAACCCTATTCTGATTGGTTCAGCAGATGTCAGGCGCCGCTATCGGTCCTTTAATGTGGTTTCCCTGCCTCAGCCCTGTCTTTCTAGAACTACTATAAGAATTCCAATTCAGACCCCTGCAAGACCTGACGGGACTTCCCACGGGTCTCTACCCAAACAGTCAGGATGTCTTCAAGTTAACTTGGAATTCATGCTCTGAGTAGGTGACACGTGACCACTTCGATGTGACAAAATACCATTTTTGTGTCAAGTCGGGTTGGAAGGAGGGTGAGGAAGGGTCATTTTTGAACATTAAAATGTGAACTTATTATGGATTAAGGTTTATGATTTGGCCACTCGTCTGGCCAGACTTGAGATGCGCTGTTTACAACCTTTGTTTAGAACCGGCCCAGAGACTTTCTAACCATCACAAGACCAGGGAATAAAGGTTTTCAGAACTGCTACATGTTTGAGTTAAGCTCATGTGTTGATTGCCAAGACCAGCTTTGTTTACCCTGCTCGTGGCATAGCCAGATGTTTTCCCTAAGGCCCTGAGTGTCAAGTCCAGTCTAAGTCAGACCTTACGGGGGAGAGAGCATGTGAAAGCTCTGGATTTTGTTGGCATAGATATGTCTCTACAGAAATAGAGCCATGCGTCTTCATGTTGGGGTAAGTTTAATGCCACGTTCACGGGCTAGGAAATGTCTGAAATTTCCGACTTACTGACTGGTTGAACGTGGCTcatgtataactacaaccagttagcaaggtGAAAATGttagtttcctagttctgactagCAAGTAAACAGTGCATTAGTGTAAGTCACCATACACAATTGGTTCACACAGGGAGCCTATTCACTTAATCACTTAGAGTCCAGTGAAATGTAAAACGCTCATTAATTTGGAGCACTGGGTTttgtctgaatggcacacagcCCGTCTCTTCAGTGAATTGGTTGATCGCTGCCTGTAGTGTTTTGGTTCAAGCTGTAGGAAGAAAATCACTTCCGTGAAACAAAGCTCTGGTTGATGGTCATGAACCGTAAATGTGTTCTGCAGTTGTATTTTTAGAGCGGTCGATATAGCAGGCTTTTTTGAGATGCCCGTCCTTCACTCACTGAGTAGCCTCACTCACGTTTTATTGAAGATCAAATAGTAATCCTGCAGTTTATAGGGAGATGGCTTTATTTTACCCCCAGGCAGGCCCATGGCCTCTATCAGGTCTGCAGTGAAGGATAATAAATAAGCCCATTTTCCTCTGACACACTTTTGCATTTATTACCATTTTACACACTTCCCTGGAGTGCTTTACAACATGAGGATACTTTGCATATGTCCCTAATGTATAATCTAAAACTACACATTTGCGGAATTAGACTAATGCCCCTCAGAATAGTATTGAAATGTTAGAAGTGATGAATGTTGGATGTTGGATGTTTAAAAGTTTAAGCAGAGGTCTGGCTTTGTATATTTTTGTCATATTTCCTCATTGGTTTGATTATCTGGGCAGTGAGTCGGAGAGGACAAAGCAGCACTGTGTTTCGTGTTCCTAGAGGAGTCAGGCTTAAATCCCCCTGGAACTATGTGACTCATAAGTCCTCCTTCACTATAACACAAGTCATTCTAGCCTGGACCCAAATCTGATTGTGAAGCTAGCCATGTTTGGcatgacagtgtgtagagttgCACATTTCGGGGAATATTCAGAGttggaaactttctgtgggaattaGCGGAAATATATGTGCAAATTGATATTAAAACCATTTAAacgtagatgttttttgcattggttATTGTTTATCATATCATACCTTttaaccttatcataagtagacataattgcaaattattaaatccttccaatataaatgtttaaaaacaatttagttaactcatttaattaaagttcaatttgtGACTCTTCACACGGggtgatttcactgaacaacaaaagaaaggggatattgaatgatccatcgcatctcccaaaaacgttttcaacatacatctgtaaaatgatagtctacaAACTAAAGCTTTGATTGTATTCCTctcatgtcttctccctggacctcctcaatgtccacctcctGAACATCAGAGTCTGAGGCcttatcttcactgtcactttccaaccttgttgaggatggctcaaaaagcctcaaatttgcccagatGGCCACCAATCTTGTGCTAGTCAGtttgttgcgtgctttggtgtgtgttcccaaacaaggaccagttgcgctctgaggcgtctgatgttggtgggatttggaggatgttggaggcaacaggggaaagagccctgtatccacaaagtcccttccaccaggtggctgatgagatatttTGGCACGGCTGCCATATTGCATCtgcatcccaaagcccttgcttggaagtgtactttgccaggctgccaagaaccttgccctcatccaggccaaggtggtgagacatggtagtgatgacaccataggccttgttgatctctgcaccagataggatgctcttgccagcatactttgggtccaacatgtacgctgcggcgtgtatgggcttcaggcagaagtcttcacgctttttgatgtatttcagatctgcagtttcctctgcttggagcaacagtgaagtgggaagggcagtacagatttcttctcttacatctgcaagcagaatCTGAACaacagacaggatggcattgtctcaaTCCatcaatggctactgctataggtttttTGGAGTTtaaggctgcttaccactctcccaaaatacatcatccaggaggatcctcttgatggggctgtccatatcggcagactgtgatatggccttTTCTTGGACTCTTTCCCCTCCAGGAGagtgtcaaacatgatgacaacaccaccccaacgggtgttgctgggcagcttcaatgtggtgctcttattctcactttgcttggtgaggtagattgctgatataacttgatgacccttcacatgcCTAACCATTTTCTTGGCtttcttgtagagtgtatccattgttttcagtgccatgatgtccttgaggagcagattcaatgcatgagcagcacagccaatgggtgggttgtgagggtaggactcctcccctttagaccaagcagccttcatgttcgcagcattgtctgtcaccagtgcaaatgccttctgtggtccaaggtcattgatgactgccatcagctcatctgcaatgtagagaccggtgtgtctgttgtcccttgtgtctgtgctcttgtagaatactggttgaggggtgaagtagttaattattccttgctcacgaacattcaaccacccatcagagatgattgcaatagtctgctttctctatgatttgcttgaccttcacttgaactctgttgaactctgcatccagcaaattagtaaacaaagcatgtctggttggaggggtgtatgcttggcgaagaacattcagaaatctctaccaatacacattgcctgtgagcatcagaggtgaaccagttgcatacacatatcgagcaagacattcatcagcatttcacTGACTATGTTCCTCTATTGAGTCAagaaaaacttctgattccaggaggaccatgagctgttgctatcgataaggtgtctgattcatcattttcacatctgacaaaagtccctctacttctatttgaggttgcttgttgtgagcgctgagggaactttatgcacttggccagctGATTCTGGATccttgttgcattcttcacatgatTTGGAACAGTGTTGGCAAATGTACACAgtttttccttctacattagctgcagtgaaatgtctccacacatcagttAGTGCCCATAGCATTTCCctgtaaagatttttttttaaatacaaaaatacaaatccATGTACAAATAAagagttaagcagttagattaaacaattCCTTTTGTatgataaatgtttttaaatgaaacaggtgaattaacactcctcagcaggctgacgttaaaacccacatggtagcaaaaactaattAGCACTTTGCTGTaagctactatttactagttaagaaaaaatcatgtatgtcatattTAATATATTCatcccacccagtattgtaatcaaaacttaccagaaagcatgtagtccttggctcagataGTATAgcagtgtgggctcaatagcatctcattagtgtgcaagatcttgagaatcagctgtacatgtgatggaagaatgcactgtgtgtgtgatggaagaatgcactgtgcatgcagaggtttcaattccattgaattggggatagtttaaccaaaatatgccacaagacctagaattgccttatgtgtatcccacaaaaaaggttcactgttatgaTCACTTTTTTGAAAGACTATTAAGCAAAATTTTCAATTTCCCGAGTTTAACTTCCCAtggaccctttgcaaccctaacaGTGAGTGATAAGGAGTtcgcatgatagcacaaacagacaggCTGGCACTCAGGCTAGAGTTATCCCTCAGTGGCTCAATCTCAGCATAATGATAGTACACTTTACCTTAATTAACACATCATAAAGTTTATAAGTAAGTTCATTACTTTATGTAGGGTAAAGCCCTGCACAGGAATGCATTTTTAAACCGAACCCTACCTATGCCCTCGCCGTTCAGAACCTACCCAGGCGGAATTTGCTTCTGGCAAATTTAATCCCGGCCCTGCCATAATTGCAAAATAACTTCCTCCATTagctgttcctctgtctgtcgctcgctcccAACACGCAGCTCGCTCTGCCCACGGAGACTTTCTCCATTTACTCCTTCAGGTTGCTAAGAGAGTGATAGCAAAAGACTTGAAAATGATTCCTAATGTGTTAAGCTATGCATAATTatatatgacaaaacatttttgggaagTTTGATAACTTGACAATTCCCACTTCCTGACTCTAGACATTTGGGATACTGTTCTGCTGGGGTCCACAACAATGAAGGCTCTCAACACCTCCTCATGCTTGTACCCAGTCCTCCCCATCAGGCTACAGGTTACAAAAGGTGTTCCCACGCCATATGTTCCTCACTTCGccctcccgtctcctcctcctcctccctccatgtccACCCGATATACACGAGCGGTGGCCTTAatcagctgttcctcatcttgaGGTAAATCTGCACTGtatacacatttcaacatcaacaccTTCAGAAGGTGATATCCCAGCAATGTGAACAAGGTAACCCCTGCTACCACTAACACTGCCCATGATGCATACTTCAAGATACCCCTCATTTGCTCCATAGTCCAGTTCAATGCTGTTACTATAGCATCCTTCAGTTGCTGACCCTACAGTGACTGCCTTGAGAATAGCAATTGCATTGAATCGGTCTCCTGCTCCTGATCTCCTATTGCCCTTGTGGTTCACTGATAGATCTAGGACTGAATCTTTCAGATACTCCCTACCTGTCTCCCAACTCCTACCTGACTTTCTAGCCACTGACATCCTATGTTCTGCTACAGTCGGAATCTGTATAGAGAATACTTCCCT
The DNA window shown above is from Oncorhynchus tshawytscha isolate Ot180627B linkage group LG20, Otsh_v2.0, whole genome shotgun sequence and carries:
- the LOC112220343 gene encoding cytospin-A-like isoform X3 codes for the protein MRKTTRPVAGLFKATAAGTKAQTGERVKPEGATMGTAGKNTAKTSATVPLSKAKSSDDLSSATTVGGGASAGISIVAKFKKTSSAHSSTSSTTGKPGTSSVVKEPGSSRDSLRERSRTGTASRKLSGPSDALAPPKRVRSRAMTESESRMSKSRSDGQLSNKTLLESRVKDLLGLAKSKDVEILHLRTELRAIRVQLGLPEEDGGSRERGEGEETAEAEPLQEQKKEAPTPLIYTDVESTLLLLQDQNQGIRVELNMLKSENRMLKDRLNAMGFSLEQRLDCSLKSPRGSCLSPELPPASGGRDGGFRRAPFQHGVSPHGSACGSNEDLLDPRRAISPEAADSECSEAYQPITSSDDALDAPSGSASACCSSSESEGGPPSHCERSRSGSSGNTSEVSVACLTERIHQMEENQHCTSEELQATLQELADLQQITQELSTENERLGEERVILLDSLCQQGNRLELYGQQMDYFRGLLDEHCVAYAPVDEEDTKSSRYLELERRYVDLTNGTHFEREQLLGVQQHLSGALKMAEQDNAEAQGLISALKERVHMAERQAEMERRDRAAAATELEVLREAAVGEQVELARCRAQLEQERQRVADLYSIHNAGDKMDIRHQLESERRDKERAEAESAQLHEELDHTRDEAARLEDGISKLEENFRAFRDEVQKQLAEQKRALAHQCSELEERDTEVSDIKETIFELEDEVEQHRAVKLHDNLVITDLENSVKKLQDQKHDMEREIKMLHRKLREESMEWRQFQADLQTAVVIANDIKSEAQEEIGDLRRRLLDTQEKNEKMSKELEEIKKQDEERGRVYNYMNAVERDLAALRQGMGLSRRSSTSSEPSPTVKTLIKSFDNASTAGLVPTSPTAAVPAVTTTIARTPLSPSPLKTPPAAAISPIQRHTASTPKPPSSMVDKRSSYTDLTMPADHLLRASPGTPSALQRVPNMDSKSLSVSRRCSEELKRDMSASENTASASLITTSLSAASSPTASVTPSARGRLREERKDTLSALAREYGGSKRNALLKWCQKKTEGYLNIDITNFSSSWNDGLAFCAVLHTYLPAHIPYLELSSQDKKRNFTLAFQAAESVGIKSSLDIGEMVHTERPDWQSVMTYVTAIYKYFET